gtgtgccttggccaggaattgaacctgggacttctgcacgccaggctgatgctctaccactgagccaaccggccagggctccaactggttttaaaagtacatattcattttatgtgttttcttgTGCAACATTTGGAAGCTTGTCGTGCTGGACACAGCACAGGCTCTGGAGGGAAGGACACCAGGGTCATTCCCCTGCCACTGCCCCGTCACTCTCTAGCTGTGGGATCTTAGACACAttcctgagcctctgtttcctcctcaGAGAAATGAGACTACTTCCACCCACACCATGGAGGAGAAATGAGGCGTGAAGGAGGTTGCATTTGTAAAAGGCCTAGCACAGCCCCGGAGGCAAACCTGATGTTTGGCAAATGTCACCtgacctcccccttttcttcttgtATGGATTTCATATACAAATGTGTGAAACAATTCTACAAAAACAGGGCAGCGAGATGAAAAGCAACGTTTATCCTgctttcataaaattatttatttattagagagagagagagagagagagagaaacattaatttgtttttctgcttatctatgcattcattgattgacccttgtgtgtgtcttgactgatgatcaaaccggcaaccttggcccGTTGGAATGATACTTTCACCAactaactgaactacccagccagggctatatttttcCCGCTTTTGAGGGAAGGGGGTTTACAGTTTGGTGGAGTGGTCGTGTTCTTCCTGAGGCGTGTCTCGTGCCGGGTCCTCGGCGGGTCGCAGGGGAGTGTCAGCACACAGACGGCAGAGACAGCAGAGGCGTTTCCGGAACTCCTCGTCGAGCAGCACGCAGAGGAGCAGGTTGACGCAGCAGTGGGTGCTGGCGACGATCCTTGTCACCTGCACGCTCCTGTCCAGGTTGTAGACGCTCCTGCAGTCACGCAGGGCGAAGGCGTTCTTGAAAGTGGACAGGAAAAGCGCAACGTTGTAGGGAGCCCACATCAGAAGGAAAACCACCATTATGGCGAAGGCGAGCTTGGGAAGGTCATGCTGCTTTTCTCGGGACCTCAGCGTTCTTCTCATTCGCCCGCAGCAAACTGTCAAAACCAACAGGGGGACGAGAAGCCCCACGATGTTCGCCTTTAAGGTCAGGAAACGCTTCCAGAATGCCTCCTGACCTGGCAGGGTATGAGGACTGCCCAAGAAGCACTTGTATCTGTGGCTGTCCATCTGAGATCTGTGGAGCAGGAACTCAGGCAAGGTGACCAGAATGGCTATCACCCACGCCAGGACACTTGCGATGATGCCACAGAGCACCTTCCTGGTGGCCGAGGAAAACCTTCTTGCCTGGAAAGACACCAGGTAGCTCTGCAGAGTCAGAAGGGCGCTGAACAGCACCTCGCTGTGCAGGCCCACGGAGGACAGTGTCATGAGGACAGTACACATGGGGCGGCCCAGAATCCCCCCGTCGGAGGCAGTGAGAACCAAGAGCAGTAAGGCGAGCGAGAAACACCAATTAGAAACTGCCAAGTTTAGGAAATAGATATGTTCCACCTGTCGGAGTCTTTTGAATTTTATCAGGATAAACATAACCAGGATGTTATCCAGGAGACCCACCAGAGACACCGCGGTGTAGAGCCGAGGCCCCAGCGCGGCCCACAGGACTTTGGCGTCATACTGGTGACACTGTTCTGTTTCGCTGATATTCAGATCTCCCTCGATGAGGACGTCATAATCATCCTCGTCTGGCGCCAACGTGTAGGCGGCCATCGGCGGGCTGCCCTGCAGAGAGATGAAGAAGTATTTTACTGCACAGAGCTGCGTGGACCCAGAGGAAGCCGCAGACAGGTGAGAGCCCACGCAGGCATGCTTTCCGCCTCCTGGGGTTTAATTTTAGCCGGGGGACGCCTGTAACTCAGAAGgttgaaaataaacatttctttaacacgtctgtccctccctcccggTGAGGTTGCTTCCCCGGGTCCATTCGCTTAGCATCAGGTGCCCACTGGTGTGCTAATACCACGGGCAAACACAGGTAAGCaggacacttcttccaagagctTCCCTCTCCTGGTGGAAACCAGACCTGCCCACTTGAAGACGATGTGTAGGAAACACACAGTTAACAGGAACCAAGGAGCAGTTTCGCAAAATTGGTGTCAGTCATCATTTCTACATATTGAAAAAGTTTGCTCACCCCTGAAACAGCTTCCTGTGACAGGCTGAGCCGTCTGAGCTCTTCTCTTGAAGGATGCGGACAGATGTTTGCTAAAGCGAAACCATCCGAAGCATCCACCGGGACATAGCCGGTTAAATACATAAAGGACTTACCATCGACCGAGATGCGGTGGGAATGGCCCGGGACAGTGGAAAGACCGGCTTCCTTCTGAACAGACCGTCCTGACCCTTAGGGGCATGAGAAACCACTGTTTGTCCCTGATCGCTCTGCCCGCCAGTCACAGGTCTCGGGGACTACCCAAAAGGAAGCCACTTGGAAGCTCCCCCAGACCCCCAACGCGTTTCTTACGCTTGGGAGGGAAAGCAGGAAGTTGTTTTCTCCTCCGCCTCCCCCCGTGCCCGCCTCTGATTTCCCCGTGGCCTTTGCAGAGCCGTCCTCCTGGCTGCCCCAGATAAGGGAACTAAGTCAGAATGCTTCTCGGTGAtaggagggagggacagggaggcaCTTTTGACATGTAGCACCGAGCAGGGCCCCGTGGCAGCAGAGGTGAGCACTGTCACCTGGTAGCACCTGCAGACCCCCCGGGGTCTGGCACTCACCTGCAGCGGCTCATCAGTGCAGGCCGCTCCCGGAATCAATTCGAGCTTCCAGAACTCACAGTGAGAAGCCCAGCGACCGGCATGCGCTTGGGTTTTGTCACTTTTGAGAGACGTGTGTGTTTTGGCTGAGGGACGGGGTCTCAGGAGAGGATTTCAGGGCGAAGGCAGCCACAGGGTGATGtcagttgggaagggagggggaatgCAGAAACGGGGCCCCAGGGCGGCGAGCCACGGGCTGCGTGAGCACTGACCGGGGAAACAAGCGGTTAGGCAAGCTGTCCGGAGCTGGCGCTGCTCCTGGAGGGAGACCCAGCCCAGGGAAATTCCACAGCGAGGACACGGAGACGTCCAGTCGGGGCTGCAGAGAGTGGGAGGGGAACAAGTTCAAGCCCAGACaaggctggggtggggccagGGACAGGAAACTGAGACAAGAGTCCAGATTTGGATGATGGGAGACtccagttgggggtgggggtgggggggtggagatggTTCAGAAGAAGACTGAATTGGgaagagaaacttaaaaaataactaaaaacttTCTATGCACTCCCGGATCAAGCCACTGTACCTGCGACTGACCTCAGTGGGGACACGATTAGTTTAGCATTCCTGTCGCTGGCTGAATGACACCCTGAGAGTGCCAAAGAAGTGTGAGAGGTGGCATTCAATACAGACCACGGACCTGTTagaacagaaatagaaataaggaaagtattaagagaaaggaaaaataaacataaggaGGGCCCAGACGACCATGTGACCGAGCATTAAATTTAACTCCAAGGGAAAGGCAGGGTGTTCCTCCGCATGCAGAGGGTGGTGCTGTGGGAACTGGGCTGAGACGGTTTCCCAGcaggccctccccctcccccggcgTGGGCGTCTGTGAGTGAGCGAGGGTCCCTGTGCCCTGGGAGGCTCTGCCCATGGGTGGCAGCTGCGCCCTGGCACCAGCATCAGTCCGTTTTTCCTCCTGGGGCCCCGCCTCCTGTGCAGGGCTGTTTGGAGCCTTGCCAGCCCTCCGCCCCCAGAACGCGGAGTGATCGGGGATGACGGTCGTGGTGCTCTGTTGCCTGACGTCCACTGGTCAGTCCCAGGCAAGGGGACGAGAGTCAAGCCCAACACTGAGACTTAAGAAACCCCGTGAATATACGCCCTGCACATCGTGTGGTTAAGTGGAGGGAAATCGCAGGCAGGTGCCTCGTATGTGTCACAGAATCATGTGAAATTTGAAGTTGCCCAAAGAAAAACACTGTTTTGTAAACTCGGGATCACCCTAACTTGCCGATATTAGCATAGCCTTCGCTTTCGGGAGTGTTTGTTTCGTGTTGGCTTGCTGCCTAGCTGAGTTCCCAGCGTTCTGCTTATTCACACACAGGCCAAGAGactcttcattttttattgattgacatataacattatgtaagtttaaggtatagaacctattgatttgatacatttagaTAGTGGAATGATCGCCACTGCGGCATGAGCTAATACCTCACACGATTATTATTTGTTCTAGTGGTGGGAATAGCTAACCTCTAGCCCCTTAGTAAATGTCATGTTTATAATCCTGTTTTATTGTCTGTAATCACTGCACCTGTGTTAGCTCTCCAAGGCCATAGGATTCTGGAAACTTCTGGTTAGAAGGAAGGGGTGAGAGGCCTGGAGACAGGAGGAAAGTCTCATTTACCATCGGGACATCTGGAACCATAATCGGGTCATTGCCGCCTGCGAACCTGTGGCTCACAGACCTTACCTTTGTGGGTCAGAGGTCCTCCGCATCACTGTAGTTCAACCCCAATTTCAGTCTAAGAAGCTGCTGTGTTAGAACTCCCATTCCCCGGTGCACACAGATCCCCATTTATTCAATTcatttacttaacaaatatttatagagtgcCTAGCGTGTGCCCAGCCCTGCGCCAGGACAAACAGTGAAGGCTAACATCCGGGCCTTTGGGGAGTTTACGTTaatacagacaaaaacaaaatgagcAAGCACGTTGTAGGGGAGCAGGAGAGAAGTTCCTGGAGGGAAACAAAGCAGGGAAGGAAATCAGGGAGGGACCCCCAGGGTGGTTCGGGGGTTCACGCCGTACACAGGATAGTCAGAGGGTGCCTGGCGGGCCAGGAGCAGCAAAGCAGCCGATAGTCAATGctcattttcttaattctttctttGCTACTAAGTTCTTCTCTCAGGGCGGTTGGAAAACAGACTGGGTGACGACTTCAGCAGTAATTTCACAGACGATGCAGAAATAGTCTTCACGTTCCACCggccctgaaagagaagagaggaactgGACGCTATAGACTGTATCATGGTTCGGGAAG
This window of the Saccopteryx bilineata isolate mSacBil1 chromosome 10, mSacBil1_pri_phased_curated, whole genome shotgun sequence genome carries:
- the CCRL2 gene encoding C-C chemokine receptor-like 2 isoform X1; translated protein: MGSPPMAAYTLAPDEDDYDVLIEGDLNISETEQCHQYDAKVLWAALGPRLYTAVSLVGLLDNILVMFILIKFKRLRQVEHIYFLNLAVSNWCFSLALLLLVLTASDGGILGRPMCTVLMTLSSVGLHSEVLFSALLTLQSYLVSFQARRFSSATRKVLCGIIASVLAWVIAILVTLPEFLLHRSQMDSHRYKCFLGSPHTLPGQEAFWKRFLTLKANIVGLLVPLLVLTVCCGRMRRTLRSREKQHDLPKLAFAIMVVFLLMWAPYNVALFLSTFKNAFALRDCRSVYNLDRSVQVTRIVASTHCCVNLLLCVLLDEEFRKRLCCLCRLCADTPLRPAEDPARDTPQEEHDHSTKL
- the CCRL2 gene encoding C-C chemokine receptor-like 2 isoform X2; translated protein: MAAYTLAPDEDDYDVLIEGDLNISETEQCHQYDAKVLWAALGPRLYTAVSLVGLLDNILVMFILIKFKRLRQVEHIYFLNLAVSNWCFSLALLLLVLTASDGGILGRPMCTVLMTLSSVGLHSEVLFSALLTLQSYLVSFQARRFSSATRKVLCGIIASVLAWVIAILVTLPEFLLHRSQMDSHRYKCFLGSPHTLPGQEAFWKRFLTLKANIVGLLVPLLVLTVCCGRMRRTLRSREKQHDLPKLAFAIMVVFLLMWAPYNVALFLSTFKNAFALRDCRSVYNLDRSVQVTRIVASTHCCVNLLLCVLLDEEFRKRLCCLCRLCADTPLRPAEDPARDTPQEEHDHSTKL